A segment of the Butyrivibrio fibrisolvens genome:
CGAGATGTCCAGATTTGAGAAGCTTCACAAGGAAGATGTAAAGCCTGTTTTCATAAATGATGTGGCCAAGGCTCCTGTCAGAGTAGCTGACAATGATGCAAGTCCTATATGGTCTACGCACAAAGAGCAGGATCCTGTACAGGCCAAGGCCAATGAGAAGCTTGTTCATAAGATTCTTGGTGATCCTGTTAAAAAGCCTGAAGACTATGAATCTCCGATCATAAAGAAAACAGAGACAACCATAGTTGAAAAGCCTGTTCAGATGGAGCTCTTTGACAGTAAGATGCTGACAAAGGAAAACAGACGCCAGTATCATATCGTAGGACAGATCTTCGATACCTACTGGATCCTTGAGTTTAAGGATAAGATCTATCTTGTAGACCAGCATGCAGCTCATGAGAAGGTCAACTTCGAGCGTATGATGGCACGTTTTAAGAATAAGACTATGACCTCGCAGATGGTGAATCCGCCTGTGATCATGACTTTCAGCTCACAGGAAGAAGAGATGTTCCTTTCTTTCAGAGAGTACTTTGAAAACCTCGGATTCCAGATTGATGAGTTTGGCGGCAAGGAATATGCAATGCGTGCGGTTCCTCAGGACCTGTTTGGCTGTACTAACGCAAGAGAGATGTTCATGGAGATCCTTGATGAACTCACTCATGAATCAGGCCACAGAGAGCCGCAGGTTATCTATTATAAGATAGCAAGCATGGCCTGCAAGGCTTCTGTTAAAGGTAATACAAGGATGACAATGGAAGAAATGGAGGAGCTTATAGATGAACTCCTGACGTTGGACAATCCATACAACTGCCCGCACGGAAGACCGACAATCATCTCTATGAGTAAATACGAGATCGAGAAGAGATTTAAGAGAGTAATAGAGTAAAAAAACAATAATACAGTGTGGTCAGTTTTTTCCGCATCATTATATGGTTGTAAGGTTAGAGAAAATATATGAATAAACTAATTGTTCTTACCGGCCCTACAGCGGTAGGCAAATCCAAATTATCAATAGAACTTGCAAAATCCATCGGCGGAGAGATAATCTCCGCTGATTCCATGCAGGTATATAAATACATGGACATAGGCACAGACAAAATAAAGCCTGAGGAAATGGGCGGTGTACCGCATCACCTGATTGACTTTTTAGAGCCGACTGAGGATTTCAACGTAGTTCTTTTCCAAAAGTATGTAAAAGAAGCTATGGAGGGAATCTACCATAGGGGCCATATTCCGATACTAGTGGGCGGCACAGGCTTTTATATTCAGGCGATTCTGTATGACATCGACTTTACGCAGACAGATGCTGACATGACCTACAGACACGGCCTTGAGCAGATAGCCCAGGTTAAGGGGCCTGAAGTACTTCATCAGCGCCTTGAACTTGTAGATCCTGAGTCTGCTGCAGCTATCCCTGCCGGCAATGTAAAAAGAGTCATAAGAGCCCTTGAATACTATGAAAAGACAGGTCACAAGATTTCTGATCATAATAAGGAGCAGCACGAAAAGACTTCTCCCTATGACTTCAGGTATTTTGTCCTTACAGACCACAGAGAGATCCTTTACGAAAGAATCGAAAAGCGCGTTGATAAGATGATAGAAGAGGGCCTTGAAAACGAATGCAAGAAGCTCATGACTATGGGAATCGAGCCGCAAATGACATCAATGCAGGGACTTGGCTACCGCGAGATGATAGGATATTTAAGCGGAGAATACGACCTTGAACGCGCTATATATCTTATAAAGAGAAACACAAGGCATTTTGCCAAGAGGCAGCTTACCTGGTTTAGAAGAGAGAAGGACGTCATCTGGGTTGACAAGTCAGAGTATAATAGAGACGATGCTCAGGTTCTTGAAGCAATCCTTGATAAGATCTGAGTTCTTTTTGAAAAGTTAAGAAACGGAGATTTATATGGTAGATTTTTGCAGAGAGGAAATGTACGCTCAGCTTGGCATTTCCAAAGAAGTATATGAATATGGCGAAGCTATTGAGAATGGTCTCAAGGAACGCTTTGCAAAAATAGATGAAGTTGCTGAATACAACCAGCTCAAAGTAGTTAAAGCAATGCAGGATGCCAAGGTTCAGGAAGCATGCCTTCTTGGAACTACTGGTTATGGCTACAACGATCTGGGAAGAGATACACTTGAAGACGTTTATGCTCATATTTTCCACACAGAGGATGCGCTTGTTCGTCCTCAGATAACTTGCGGAACTCATGCACTGGCCCTTGCTCTTATGAGTAACCTTCGCCCTGGTGATGAGCTTATGTCCCCTGTTGGTAAGCCTTATGACACACTTGAAGAAGTCATTGGAATAAGACCTTCCAAGGGGTCACTTGCAGAATACGGAGTAACATACAAGCAGGTAGATCTTAAAGCTGACGGCGGCTTTGATTTTGATGGAATAAAGGCAGCTATCTCAGAAAAGACTAAGCTTGTTACGATCCAGAGATCTAAAGGATATCAGACAAGACCTACTCTTTCTGTTGAGAGAATAGGAGAACTTATCTCTTTTATCAAAGGGATAAAGCCAGATATTATCTGCATGGTAGATAACTGCTACGGCGAATTCGTAGAAACCATCGAGCCTTCAGACGTAGGAGCTGACATGGTAGTCGGATCACTTATCAAAAATCCCGGCGGCGGCCTTGCACCTATCGGCGGATATATTGCCGGCAAAAAAGAATGCGTTGAAAATGCTGCATACAGACTTACAAGCCCCGGACTTGGTAAGGAAGTTGGAGCTTCTCTTGGCATACTTACTCAGTTCTATCAGGGTCTTTTCATGTCCCCTACAGTAACTGCAAGTGCTTTAAAGGGAGCTATATTTGCAGCTAACCTTTATGAGAGATTTGGATTTGGCGTTCTTCCTAACGGATCAGAAGACCGTTTCGATATCATACAGTCTATTACATTCGGTAAGCCAGAGGGCGTTATCGCTTTCTGTGAAGGCGTACAGAGCGCAGCACCTGTTGACAGCTTTGTAACACCTGAGCCTTGGGATATGCCCGGATATGACAGCCAGGTAATTATGGCAGCAGGAGCTTTTGTATCAGGTTCTTCCATAGAGCTTTCTGCAGACGGACCTATCGCACCTCCATATGCAGTATACTTCCAGGGAGGACTTACATATCCTCATGCAAGATTCGGAATCCTTAAGACTGTACAGTACATGCTGGATAAGGGCCTTATAACCAAAGATCAGCTTAAGATCTAAAAAGCACTGTAATAGCCTTGGGTTGAACAGCACAAGGAATTTAATCTTTTGATAAGGGTATACATCAAAAATATTTTGTAGTAAAATTATTATGCTTTCATCTGCCCGGAGAGGCTTATTTGCTTGCAGGAGAAAGCATGAATAAAACGAGCAGGTCCCTAAGCCTGAAACTTCGTGATGGTATTACCATCAAAGACGACCTTCCATTTGAGAAATTCCTTAAATATGGTCCACATAGTCTGTCTGATTCGGAACTCCTTGCAATCATCATAAGATGCGGTACCAAAGACCATGATCCCATCGAGATTGGTCAGGAGATCCTTAAAAGATGCAGAAACTATGAGGCAGGAATTGGCGGGCTCTATCAGTTATCAGTAGATGAGCTTATGCAGATAGATGGTCTTGGACAGGTCAAAGCAGTGCAGATCAAATGCATCGCGGAACTGTCACTTAGGTTAAGTCGTAGCGCAAAGAGCGATGAAGTAACTTTTCACAGTTCTGAAGAGATCGCCAGGTACTATATGGAACAGCTACGACATAAAGATCAGGAACATGTGATACTTATTGCACTTGATGCAAGAATGCGCCTTATATGTGATAAGACGCTGTACATAGGAACAGTATCGTCCTGTAATATAAGCGCCAGAGATATATTCAGACAGGCACTTATGACAGGGGCAGCGCAGATAGCGCTCCTTCACAATCATCCAAGCGGAAATGCACTTCCTTCAGAAGCTGACATTGATATGACCAAAAGGATTTGGAAGCTTGGACGCATCATGGAAATACCTGTTTATGATCACATCATAATCGGCGACAGGCAGTATTCCAGTTTAAATGAGTTTTTAGAAAACGATCAGTACAATTGACTTTCAGGAGGTCCACATTGAATAACGCTTTCGGTATCGATCTTGGTACAAGCACTATCAAGATCTATAACAAATCAACAGATTCTACTCTTGTTCAGAAGAACATGATCGCTATTCAGAACAAGACAACAGTTCTTGCTTACGGTGATGAAGCCTATGATATGTATGAGAAGGCTCCTAGCAATATTAAGGTAACATATCCTCTTAATAACGGCGTTATAGCTGATATCAAGAATATGGAAATGCTTGTAAAGCTCTTCGTTACAGATGATATGAAGGGCGGTTCAAAGCCTGCAGATTACTATATTGCTATTCCTTATGATATTACAGAAGTAGAGAAGAGAGCTTTCATCGATCTTATCAGAGACAGTAACGTTAAGTCCAAAAAGGTTAACGTAGTTTATAAAGCTATCGCAGACGGACTCGGAATGGATGTTGATGTTAAGAACTCCAACGGTGTTCTTGTAGTTAACGTAGGTTACGATACAACAGAGATCTCAGTTCTTTCACTTGGTGGTATCGTACTTAGTAAGCTTATCAAGGTGGGCGGACGTAAGTTTGATGAATCGATCAGAAGCGCTATTCGTAAGGAATACAGCCTTATCATTGGTTCCAAGACAGCTGAGAACGTTAAGATCGATCTTCGTGATCTTGAAAAAGAAGGAAAGCCGGCAATCGTATATGGAAGAGATATCGTAACAGGTCTTCCTATCGAGCGTGAGATTCCTACTGATATTGTTAATAATGCACTTGTTGAGAACTTTGATACTATCCTCGACAACGTAAGAGCAACTCTTGAGAGAACTCCTCCGGAACTTGCAGCTGACATTTATAAGCATGGTCTTTATCTTACAGGCGGAGCTTCACAGGTTTGCCACCTCGCACAGAGAATCAGTAATGGCTGTGGTCTTAATGTTAATATTTCCGAAGAGCCGGTTGAATCCGTAACTCTTGGACTTTCAAAAATAATCAAGGATGATCAGTACAAATCACTTGCTACGCTGAAGGAATGAGTAAATGAGTCCTGTGATAAAAAGAGGAGGAGATAAGTTTACCATCCCCGGTAAGTATCTCCTCTTTATTTTAACAATAGTGGCTGTCGCGCTGATGGTCATAACACTTACAACAAGTCTTTTCTCCGGAATTGCCAATACGATTGCCGGATTTGTTGTGGTGCCATTTCAAAGGGGAATAACAACAGCTGGTACCTGGCTCATAGGTGAAGCAGACAGACTTACTACTATAGAGCAGCTTCAGGAAGAAAATAAAGAATTACAGGCGCGAGTAGATCAGCTTACAGAGGAAAATATGCAGCTTACTCAGGACAGGTATGAACTTAATACCTTGAGAGAGCTTTATGAACTTGACGCACAGTATGAGTCATATGAAAAGGTTGGTGCTCATGTAATAGCCAAGGATTCCGGTAACTGGTTCTACAGTTTCGTTATAGACAAAGGAACTGATGACGGCCTTGCAGTTGATATGAATATCATAGCAGGAGGCGGTCTTGTAGGAAGAATAACATCTATAGGACCTGACTGGGCTAAGGTTACTACAATAATTGCAGATAATTTCTCTGTAAGTGGAATGGTTCTTTCTACTTCAGATAATCTGATCGTAACCGGTAATCTTGAAGCTTATGAAAAAGGTGTTATTACTTTTTCAAAACTTCAGGATAGCGCAGATGTTGTTGTGATCGGAGATAAAGTTGTTACATCCAATATTTCTGATAAGTATCTTCCTGAAATACTTATTGGATATATCACAACTATAGAATCTGATTCCAATAATCTTACAAAGTCCGGTACTCTTACACCTGCTGTTGATTTTGAACATCTTGATGAAGTGCTTGTAATAACAACTCTTAAACAGACAGTCGAAGATGATAAATAATATATGCGTAAATTTCTTGTAACTCTAATTATGATAATTGCATGCTTTGTTTTGCAGACTGCATTTTTCAGATATTTTGCATTTGGCGGAACAGTCCCGAACTGTCTCATGATCATTACCTGTTCAAGCGGTATCATGAGAGGGGAGAAGCATGGCCTTCTGGCCGGTTTTATAGCCGGTCTTTTAGTTGACATATTCTTTGGCGATTTTATTGGTATATATGCACTTTTATACATGTATGCCGGATTCTTTGCCGGTATGTTTCATAAAATCTTTTTCCCGGAAAATATTATATTGCCCCTTTCTCTTATAATAGGTGGGGACTTCTTATACCAGTTTTTGTGCTATGTTCTCATGTTCCTTCTTCGTGCGAAGTTCGACATCAGTTACTATATGACCCATCAGATACTTCCGGAGGTTGTATATACTGCGATCATAGCTCTTTTTCTGTATCCGGTAATATTAAAGATCAATACTAAACTAGATGATATTATTCAAAGGAGCGCAACTAAGTTTGTTTGATGATGTAAAAGAGGCAGTTCTAAAGTTTATAACGTCAAGATTTACAGTTATCGCACTGGTCATGATTCTTGCAGCCAGCGGTATTATGTACCGCCTTTTTGAGTTGCAGATAATCAATGGTGAGTCTTATCTTGAATCATTCCAGCTTCGAATAGAGAAGACCAAGGATATTCAGGCAACCCGTGGTAATATCTATGATCGTAATGGTAACCTTCTTGCATATAATGAACTTGCCAATAATGTAGTAATAGAAGATGTCTACGAATCAGATTCCCTCAGAGATGAGAATATCAATGAGACCATTAACAAGGTTATCGATATTGTTGAAAGCAATGGCGATACTGTAGTTAATGATCTTAGCATTCAGCTTGATGAGAACGGTGAGTTTGAATTTACAGTTGAGGGTACAACACTTTTGAGATTTCTTGCTGATATCTATGGACATTCGACTATAGATGAGCTTGCTTATAAAGAAAGAACAGCAACTCCAGATGAAGTTATGGAGTATCTTGGTAAGAAGTTTGAAGTTGGTGATCGTACAGATCCTGAAGACAAGAAGAGCTTTGTGGCAGGATATGGATATACCAATGACAGATTTTTAAAAGTTGTTACTTTGAGATACTACATGAGTCTTAACTCATACCAGAAGTATATTGATACGACTATTGCAGAGGCAGTTTCAGATCAGACTGTTTCTGACATTATGGAAAATAGTGATATTCTTCTTGGCGTAAGTATAGAAGAGAACACTGCAAGAAAATATGTTGATGCAGAGTATTTTGCTCTGATACTTGGATATACAGGAAAGGTATCATCAACTGAACTTGCCCAGCTTCAGGCAGATTATCCTGACA
Coding sequences within it:
- the mreC gene encoding rod shape-determining protein MreC — protein: MSPVIKRGGDKFTIPGKYLLFILTIVAVALMVITLTTSLFSGIANTIAGFVVVPFQRGITTAGTWLIGEADRLTTIEQLQEENKELQARVDQLTEENMQLTQDRYELNTLRELYELDAQYESYEKVGAHVIAKDSGNWFYSFVIDKGTDDGLAVDMNIIAGGGLVGRITSIGPDWAKVTTIIADNFSVSGMVLSTSDNLIVTGNLEAYEKGVITFSKLQDSADVVVIGDKVVTSNISDKYLPEILIGYITTIESDSNNLTKSGTLTPAVDFEHLDEVLVITTLKQTVEDDK
- the miaA gene encoding tRNA (adenosine(37)-N6)-dimethylallyltransferase MiaA → MNKLIVLTGPTAVGKSKLSIELAKSIGGEIISADSMQVYKYMDIGTDKIKPEEMGGVPHHLIDFLEPTEDFNVVLFQKYVKEAMEGIYHRGHIPILVGGTGFYIQAILYDIDFTQTDADMTYRHGLEQIAQVKGPEVLHQRLELVDPESAAAIPAGNVKRVIRALEYYEKTGHKISDHNKEQHEKTSPYDFRYFVLTDHREILYERIEKRVDKMIEEGLENECKKLMTMGIEPQMTSMQGLGYREMIGYLSGEYDLERAIYLIKRNTRHFAKRQLTWFRREKDVIWVDKSEYNRDDAQVLEAILDKI
- a CDS encoding rod shape-determining protein — protein: MNNAFGIDLGTSTIKIYNKSTDSTLVQKNMIAIQNKTTVLAYGDEAYDMYEKAPSNIKVTYPLNNGVIADIKNMEMLVKLFVTDDMKGGSKPADYYIAIPYDITEVEKRAFIDLIRDSNVKSKKVNVVYKAIADGLGMDVDVKNSNGVLVVNVGYDTTEISVLSLGGIVLSKLIKVGGRKFDESIRSAIRKEYSLIIGSKTAENVKIDLRDLEKEGKPAIVYGRDIVTGLPIEREIPTDIVNNALVENFDTILDNVRATLERTPPELAADIYKHGLYLTGGASQVCHLAQRISNGCGLNVNISEEPVESVTLGLSKIIKDDQYKSLATLKE
- the radC gene encoding DNA repair protein RadC, with protein sequence MNKTSRSLSLKLRDGITIKDDLPFEKFLKYGPHSLSDSELLAIIIRCGTKDHDPIEIGQEILKRCRNYEAGIGGLYQLSVDELMQIDGLGQVKAVQIKCIAELSLRLSRSAKSDEVTFHSSEEIARYYMEQLRHKDQEHVILIALDARMRLICDKTLYIGTVSSCNISARDIFRQALMTGAAQIALLHNHPSGNALPSEADIDMTKRIWKLGRIMEIPVYDHIIIGDRQYSSLNEFLENDQYN
- the mreD gene encoding rod shape-determining protein MreD, which gives rise to MRKFLVTLIMIIACFVLQTAFFRYFAFGGTVPNCLMIITCSSGIMRGEKHGLLAGFIAGLLVDIFFGDFIGIYALLYMYAGFFAGMFHKIFFPENIILPLSLIIGGDFLYQFLCYVLMFLLRAKFDISYYMTHQILPEVVYTAIIALFLYPVILKINTKLDDIIQRSATKFV
- a CDS encoding methionine gamma-lyase family protein; protein product: MVDFCREEMYAQLGISKEVYEYGEAIENGLKERFAKIDEVAEYNQLKVVKAMQDAKVQEACLLGTTGYGYNDLGRDTLEDVYAHIFHTEDALVRPQITCGTHALALALMSNLRPGDELMSPVGKPYDTLEEVIGIRPSKGSLAEYGVTYKQVDLKADGGFDFDGIKAAISEKTKLVTIQRSKGYQTRPTLSVERIGELISFIKGIKPDIICMVDNCYGEFVETIEPSDVGADMVVGSLIKNPGGGLAPIGGYIAGKKECVENAAYRLTSPGLGKEVGASLGILTQFYQGLFMSPTVTASALKGAIFAANLYERFGFGVLPNGSEDRFDIIQSITFGKPEGVIAFCEGVQSAAPVDSFVTPEPWDMPGYDSQVIMAAGAFVSGSSIELSADGPIAPPYAVYFQGGLTYPHARFGILKTVQYMLDKGLITKDQLKI